In Microbacterium sp. AB, a single genomic region encodes these proteins:
- a CDS encoding DUF3000 domain-containing protein translates to MNGDRASSRAFADAEAEVRAAAFRDDLTVREIPSPQGLAPFSLALAGDVRPDDHGDSPYGTGRLVLLHDPDEPAAWGGAWRIVSFAQAPLEPEIGTDPFLADVTWSWLVDALATRGAPYSSASGTATKILSKGFGSLADEGDGAQIELRASWSPSGAFRAHVEAWAELVCMLAGLPPGSEDIAVLGARRTRD, encoded by the coding sequence GTGAACGGAGACCGGGCGAGCTCACGAGCCTTCGCCGACGCGGAGGCCGAGGTGCGGGCGGCGGCGTTCCGCGACGACCTCACTGTGCGGGAGATCCCCTCCCCGCAGGGGCTCGCGCCGTTCAGCCTGGCCCTCGCCGGCGACGTGCGCCCCGACGATCACGGCGACTCGCCCTATGGGACCGGCCGGCTGGTCCTCCTCCACGACCCCGACGAGCCCGCTGCCTGGGGCGGCGCCTGGCGCATCGTCAGCTTCGCCCAGGCGCCGCTCGAACCCGAGATCGGCACCGACCCCTTCCTCGCCGATGTCACGTGGTCGTGGCTCGTCGACGCGCTCGCGACGCGCGGGGCGCCCTACTCCTCCGCGTCCGGCACGGCGACGAAGATCCTCTCGAAGGGCTTCGGCAGCCTTGCGGACGAGGGAGACGGCGCGCAGATCGAGCTGCGTGCGTCATGGTCTCCCTCCGGGGCCTTCCGGGCCCATGTGGAGGCCTGGGCGGAGCTCGTCTGCATGCTGGCCGGCCTGCCGCCCGGGTCGGAGGACATCGCCGTGCTCGGAGCCCGGAGGACCCGTGACTGA
- a CDS encoding alpha/beta hydrolase family protein: MNTPRRAASPVLAGVRAAATVLAAAFAGVVGAVAFLSLRIARRAVTPGPRVADVAVHGFDTGAQTITLSRTPDTVLPGRYGLFTAGSEHYLKLGAVLAEDGDRVRRKLLTQVGSSTQIGPYAVFSGWYYERAEELHLPFTTEFIDAPVGPCPAWLFPAEDPSADTWVVAVHGRGTTRAEVLRAVPVLHEAGMPVLCVSYRNDGEAPASRSGRYGLGATEWRDVDAAVAWALEHGALRIVLMGWSMGGAIVLQEALNSPHSAEIAGIVLESPVVDWRLVLGYQARELRVPSPLTRIAMGALRGGWSSRVVRRGDPISLDDLDIVARARELTHPILLLHSDDDGFVPAEASHRLAAERPDLVTMESFRTARHTKLWNFDERRWNGAIRGWLAARGVVSETARGGAEA, encoded by the coding sequence ATGAACACCCCCAGGCGCGCCGCATCCCCGGTCCTTGCCGGCGTCCGCGCCGCCGCGACCGTGCTGGCGGCGGCGTTCGCGGGTGTCGTCGGCGCCGTCGCCTTCCTGTCGCTCCGCATCGCGCGACGGGCCGTGACCCCCGGCCCCCGGGTGGCCGACGTGGCGGTGCACGGGTTCGACACGGGCGCGCAGACCATCACCCTCTCGCGCACGCCCGACACGGTCCTCCCCGGCCGCTACGGACTGTTCACCGCGGGGTCGGAGCACTATCTCAAGCTCGGCGCCGTGCTCGCGGAGGACGGGGACCGGGTGCGTCGGAAGCTGCTCACCCAGGTCGGCTCGAGCACGCAGATCGGCCCGTACGCGGTCTTCAGCGGCTGGTACTACGAGCGCGCGGAGGAGCTGCACCTCCCCTTCACGACGGAGTTCATCGACGCCCCCGTCGGCCCGTGCCCCGCGTGGCTGTTCCCGGCGGAGGACCCTTCCGCAGACACCTGGGTCGTGGCCGTGCACGGTCGCGGGACGACCCGCGCCGAGGTGCTGAGGGCCGTGCCGGTGCTGCATGAGGCGGGGATGCCCGTGCTGTGCGTCTCCTATCGGAACGACGGAGAGGCTCCGGCCAGCAGGTCAGGACGATACGGGCTCGGCGCGACGGAATGGCGGGACGTGGACGCCGCGGTGGCGTGGGCTCTGGAGCACGGCGCGCTTCGCATCGTGCTCATGGGATGGTCCATGGGCGGAGCCATCGTTCTTCAGGAGGCGCTGAACTCTCCGCACTCCGCCGAGATCGCGGGGATCGTCCTGGAGTCGCCCGTCGTCGACTGGCGACTCGTGCTCGGCTATCAGGCGAGGGAGCTGCGCGTCCCCTCGCCGCTCACGCGCATCGCCATGGGCGCCCTGAGAGGGGGCTGGTCCTCCCGTGTCGTCCGCCGAGGGGACCCGATCTCCCTCGACGATCTCGACATCGTGGCCCGGGCACGCGAGCTGACCCATCCCATCCTGCTCCTCCACAGCGACGACGACGGCTTCGTGCCCGCCGAGGCGTCGCACCGGCTCGCCGCCGAGCGCCCTGACCTCGTGACGATGGAGTCGTTCCGCACGGCCCGGCACACGAAGCTGTGGAACTTCGACGAGCGGCGGTGGAACGGTGCCATCCGCGGGTGGCTGGCCGCCCGGGGGGTCGTGTCCGAGACGGCCCGGGGCGGCGCGGAGGCTTAG
- a CDS encoding SufE family protein, whose protein sequence is MADTALPTALAEIRDEFLEIDEPDRLQLLLEFANELPAFPDRYADHPELTERVSECQSPVYIVLEVDEEGAVAMHATAPPAAPTTRGFASILVQGITGLSAEQALAIPDDFPQTIGLTRAVSPLRISGMTGMLLRAKRQIRARLA, encoded by the coding sequence ATGGCCGACACCGCCCTTCCCACCGCGCTTGCGGAGATCCGCGACGAGTTCCTCGAGATCGACGAGCCCGATCGCCTCCAGCTGCTGCTCGAGTTCGCGAACGAGCTGCCCGCGTTCCCCGATCGCTACGCCGATCATCCGGAGCTGACGGAGCGCGTGTCCGAATGCCAGTCGCCCGTGTACATCGTCCTCGAGGTCGACGAGGAGGGGGCGGTCGCGATGCATGCGACGGCCCCGCCCGCTGCGCCGACCACGCGCGGCTTCGCAAGCATCCTCGTGCAGGGGATCACGGGCCTCTCCGCGGAGCAGGCCCTCGCCATCCCCGATGACTTCCCGCAGACGATCGGTCTCACGCGGGCGGTCTCGCCGCTGCGCATCTCGGGGATGACGGGCATGCTCCTGCGCGCCAAGCGCCAGATCCGGGCACGGCTGGCCTGA
- a CDS encoding sulfurtransferase, with amino-acid sequence MAVAQDSSQQKFSEYAEPVRLVSTEWLSEHLGEPGLVVVESDEDVLLYETGHIPGAVKVDWHTELNDPVVRDYVDGEGFARLVGGKGIARDDTVVIYGDKNNWWAAYALWVFSLFGHDDVRLLDGGRDKWIAEGRELTTEPTSREPVEYPAVERDDATLRAFKEDVLAHLGNPLIDVRSPEEFSGERTTAPAYPEEGALRAGHIPTARNVPWARAVAEDGGFKPRAELEAIYREEVGLSDGDDIVAYCRIGERSSHTWFVLKHLLGFESVRNYDGSWTEWGSAVRVPIVAGAEPGTAPAK; translated from the coding sequence ATGGCCGTCGCACAGGACTCGTCCCAGCAGAAGTTCTCGGAGTACGCCGAGCCGGTGCGGCTCGTGTCGACGGAGTGGCTCTCGGAGCATCTCGGCGAGCCGGGTCTCGTCGTCGTGGAGTCCGACGAGGACGTCCTGCTCTACGAGACCGGGCACATCCCCGGCGCCGTGAAGGTCGACTGGCACACGGAGCTCAACGATCCCGTCGTGCGCGACTACGTCGACGGCGAGGGCTTCGCGCGGCTCGTCGGAGGCAAGGGGATCGCCCGCGACGACACGGTGGTCATCTACGGGGACAAGAACAACTGGTGGGCGGCCTACGCCCTGTGGGTGTTCTCGCTCTTCGGGCACGACGACGTCCGCCTCCTCGACGGCGGCCGCGACAAGTGGATCGCGGAAGGCCGCGAGCTCACGACGGAGCCGACGTCGCGCGAGCCGGTCGAGTATCCCGCCGTCGAGCGCGACGACGCGACGCTGCGGGCGTTCAAGGAGGACGTGCTCGCGCACCTGGGGAACCCGCTCATCGACGTGCGCTCCCCGGAGGAGTTCTCCGGGGAGCGCACCACGGCTCCCGCCTACCCCGAGGAGGGCGCCCTGCGCGCGGGCCACATCCCGACGGCGCGCAACGTCCCGTGGGCGCGGGCGGTCGCGGAGGACGGCGGCTTCAAGCCGCGCGCGGAGCTCGAGGCGATCTATCGCGAGGAGGTCGGGCTGTCCGACGGCGACGACATCGTCGCGTACTGCCGCATCGGCGAGCGGTCGAGCCACACCTGGTTCGTGCTCAAGCACCTCCTGGGCTTCGAGAGCGTCCGCAACTACGACGGGTCGTGGACCGAGTGGGGCAGCGCGGTGCGCGTCCCGATCGTGGCGGGCGCGGAGCCGGGCACGGCGCCCGCGAAGTAG
- the zapE gene encoding cell division protein ZapE, whose amino-acid sequence MTSTATEIVHLVDRHPQLTGEEMLASLVPPPQFLDATFASYRVDDAYPSQQEAKEELELFASGAQPAKRGGLFSRRPKLPEIKPGVYLDGGFGVGKTHLLASIYHAVPARRKYFGSFIEYTALVGALGYKNTVELLRGSALLCIDEFELDDPGDTMVMTRLLGELVASGTRLAATSNTPPNALGEGRFAAQDFLREIHAMSDSFRTIRIDGVDFRQRSLDGHAAVLTEPAYGEALSSVAGSVSDDGFDDLVAHLARVHPSRYIRLIEGVDVVGLRGVRQLTDQSEALRFVAFVDRVYDAQLPIRATGIPLDDVFGAEMLSGGYRKKYLRAISRLVASTHS is encoded by the coding sequence ATGACCTCCACAGCGACCGAGATCGTCCACCTCGTCGACCGCCATCCGCAGCTGACGGGGGAGGAGATGCTCGCGAGCCTCGTCCCGCCGCCGCAGTTCCTCGATGCGACCTTCGCGTCGTATCGCGTGGACGACGCGTATCCGTCGCAGCAGGAGGCGAAGGAGGAGCTCGAGCTCTTCGCCTCCGGCGCGCAGCCGGCCAAGCGCGGCGGCCTCTTCTCGCGCAGGCCGAAGCTCCCCGAGATCAAGCCCGGGGTCTACCTCGACGGCGGGTTCGGCGTGGGTAAGACGCACCTGCTCGCATCGATCTACCACGCCGTCCCGGCCCGCCGGAAGTACTTCGGGTCCTTCATCGAGTACACCGCGCTGGTGGGCGCGCTGGGCTACAAGAACACCGTCGAGCTGCTGCGCGGGTCCGCGCTGCTGTGCATCGACGAGTTCGAGCTCGACGATCCGGGCGACACGATGGTCATGACGCGACTGCTCGGCGAGCTCGTCGCGTCCGGCACCCGCCTGGCGGCCACGAGCAACACCCCGCCGAACGCGCTGGGGGAGGGGCGCTTCGCGGCGCAGGACTTCCTGCGCGAGATCCACGCGATGTCCGACAGCTTCCGGACCATCCGCATCGACGGCGTGGACTTCCGTCAGCGCTCGCTCGACGGGCATGCGGCGGTGCTCACCGAGCCGGCGTACGGCGAGGCCCTGTCCTCGGTCGCCGGCTCGGTGTCGGACGACGGCTTCGACGATCTCGTCGCGCACCTCGCCCGCGTGCACCCCTCCCGGTACATCCGCCTCATCGAAGGCGTCGACGTCGTCGGCCTCCGCGGCGTGCGTCAGCTCACGGACCAGTCGGAGGCGCTGCGCTTCGTCGCCTTCGTCGACCGGGTGTACGACGCCCAGCTGCCCATCCGCGCGACGGGCATCCCCCTCGACGACGTCTTCGGGGCCGAGATGCTCTCCGGGGGGTATCGCAAGAAGTATCTCCGCGCCATCTCGCGTCTGGTCGCGTCAACCCACTCCTGA